One Scomber scombrus chromosome 23, fScoSco1.1, whole genome shotgun sequence genomic window, CCTGGTAGGTGGCAaacagagggtttttttgtctGCTGCCTGCTGTATCTGCAATCAATGATGACCAGTGGCATTGAAAAAGTTTTTGGCACAGCTAAACAGGTCTTACCAGCCAGCAGGTGAAGGACTCCTATGCCAAGTGTGGGTGCGAGACTTCGGCAGAGGCAGGCACAGAACCCAGTCAAGCCTGCCAACACCACAAGGCCCAGAGACACCAGTGGCAGCAGAAATTGGCACCTCCACAGGTctacaaatacatacatgcacacacacacaggaagcagGAATGAGTCAGGAGGCTTCACAGTTACTGACCATCTTTTGCTGGACAGAAAACGGCCCCCTGATTGGGGTCAATGTATTATTCAACATGACATATTGGTCATTATTAATGCACAATGATGAGAAGAGGCTGaattttttgtgcatctttatagtatcatttaaaaagattGAAAGATTGGTTGTGATTGAACTTACAGGTGCGCAGCATGTCTTCTCCGCTATTGTGGTTTCCTGGTTCTTTATATTTAGGAGTGAACTGCTGAGGTAGAGTGAAGCTCCGACACTCCAGCACCAATTTGGCAtctgaaagaggttttttttgtttattattattcttttctaATTGAATATTTGTCTCATTAAGATCTTTTTTCTGAGAGAGACCTGAAAACAAGAAACATTCATAATACAGGCACACAATCAtatcataaaatcataaaaaaaacatcaggtaataaatctttttcattacatttaaaaaggtgcatGGTACCTGAAACTGATTCTGCCAACATTAGTACAGACATGAGGGAGATCTGAGGTTAAGTAGTTACTGAAATGTATACTGTAGTTACTAGATTTAAATGAGAGAAGAGATGTGAGGAAGTTTGGAAGCTTCAAACGCTCAACATCAAGCTTCATGTATTTATAGATGAATAATATGAGATGACTATTTCTTCTTGACTGTAAGGAAGTCTATCCAGCCCAGGGATACAGAGAACAATGATGATTTATCATTTGTGATGAAGCCTATAATACACTATGATACACCCAGTTTAGCTCAGTGATGATAGGGCAGCGTGACAGTACAGAATATCCTCACACTGGAGGACAGACATGACGGTTGACTGCACAATAGCTTTACGGTTGGAAGAAGACAGACATCCTTTAATTCTATAGAGGCCTagtttgagttttaattttTGGGGCAAATGCGGAATATGAATCTTTAATATAGTCTGCTGTCTAGCCAAAACTTTAAGAATATATATGACTCAATAAGAGTAATATGTATATTTCCTTAAAGCACCAGTATATAAGTTTGTATTACTACAATTCTATATTTTCTCACTCCTTGGAGAAACTGTTTGCACTTAATATCAATAAATTTCACTCCATTAACCCCATACATAAGAAACATGATCCCACTAAGTAGCAGTTTTTGTGAGGTGTTTGCTGACAGCTGAAATTAACTGCTATAAATCACAGGAGCCAAAACATGAAATTGTATTCCTTAAATGACATTCATCACTCTATTAATGTTATGGCTTAGAAAAGTATAATATGAATTGATTATGGGAGatactgatatttttttatgttctgtGTACAGATGAATGATTTACGTGAATGTGTTTGTACTGAAATGTGTCTGTTAATACCAGTTTGGTATAAAATTACATTCCTCCTCAAAACtcattatattaatttattatttagcCCTCATGTATTAACTAAATTGATGATGAAACTACCTCCACTCATCTGTTTCCAGTGACAAACATGAGAAAACTAAATTCAATTTACCCAATAACTTTATAACAGCTGCACATTTATTCTGCCTTCTGACTTTTTCAAAGATTACTGATCAGAAAATTGAATGCTACTGATGACAGCTTCTACCATCACTATATAAATGTATGAGAGGGTGAACTTTggcatgtattgtaaagcgctttgagtgatcggaagactagaaaagcgctatatatgTGCATTGCCCATTTAGTTAGCTCTGTGACTGGACTGTAATGATAATCCATGCCTGACACAAACTGGGGATAATACCATCCATAATCCAAGGTGGCTAAATTACCTGCTAGGGTAATGAGCCACACCTGGTGGCATCTACCTGACACAAGGTGAGGCTCATATTTAGACAACCAGGGtacaaaattaactttttatccACCTGCCAAAGTGAGTTAGGCAAATCTACCAGCAGCTTCTTGCATATTTTACCTGCATTTGGCTGGTGGCTGGTGCTTACTTACTAAGAGGTGTAATCAGAGTGAGGTTATATAAACATACCTGACTCTTTGTGCCAGTGTGTACTGACAGGAACGAGTACACACCGCCACCAGAGGCCCACGGTCCCGTTGAGACGGAACAAGGTATCACTGTAGGTTTTCTCATCAAACTCCCCATCCATGAACTCCTCATACAGGGAGCGCAACTCGGACACGTTGGCCTCTCCGCGCACGGTGGGGCTGCTGTACTGGTACCAGTGCTGCGTCCCGATGGCCACCGACAGATACACGGTGGCCAGTATGCTCAGCACACAGGCGATGACCAGAGCTGTGGCGTAGCGATTGTCAACCATTGTTCACCGACCCAGAGACACGTCAAAAGGGATTAAGTTGATGCCGGTGGCCGAGTCGCCGCGCATCCAATTTGACCGATCTGCGATGCTTCCTGTCTCCCACTCCTCTCTCAGTCACTCTGGCATCCTTAAATCTACAAAAGATGCTGGGCTGTGCCGTGCAATAGCCAACGACAgccttttgttttaatgattgatACTCATCTCCAGTGTTGTCCTAACAGTGAGCAGCCCTGAAGCCCGGCTTGGATGCGCCATCTGTTCCCTTGTCCCACTTCCACAGATGGTGGGTGGCCCGATGCTGTGTTTGATATCACAGAGCAATAACAGTCCTCAGCAAAGACACAAGCCAAAAACTGGCCTATATTGTAAGACGCAGTGTGTCGTTGGCAGCACCAGCATGCAAATGCAGATTTTAAGCTACGAGTCTGTTTTAGAGCGGCAGGTAATGCAGAGCGCACCCAGGATGATTTGAGTTGTAAACACACTAATCCATGCGTTTTCCTCTTCCGGTTCCGCTGATCAGCAGATATAAAAATAACCTTTTCTCAGCCGGTCACTTTGTAGAGcgcaagacacacaacacaaagcaTTTTTTGAAGTCAAGATGAGCAATCCAGCAGcagatgattaaataaaatccTGGCAGAGAAATTATTAAAGTTAGGCTACACATTTTGTCAATCTGATTTCTAAAAAAGATTGCATGTGTAAAGCCTGGAAAGGACATTTAATCCAGCAAATTATTACtcactcataaaaaaaaaaggttgataatcatttttttgttgacttaatcgactaattgtttcagttcTAGATCActagatgtgttttttaaacctaTTTGTGACTTGAAAACTAAgggtattaaaatgtataaagacTATTATTCATCCTGGACCTGGATGTACTGAATCACAAGAGACAACTAGCAGGGTCAAAGTAGTAGCTCATTTGCCA contains:
- the LOC134005965 gene encoding claudin domain-containing protein 1-like, which translates into the protein MVDNRYATALVIACVLSILATVYLSVAIGTQHWYQYSSPTVRGEANVSELRSLYEEFMDGEFDEKTYSDTLFRLNGTVGLWWRCVLVPVSTHWHKESDAKLVLECRSFTLPQQFTPKYKEPGNHNSGEDMLRTYLWRCQFLLPLVSLGLVVLAGLTGFCACLCRSLAPTLGIGVLHLLAGLCSLATVCCYLAGMDLLHRVSMLPDKVDGSLGWSLYLALISSPLHMMAAALLVWAARSHSQNYYRMTAYRVA